In Aspergillus nidulans FGSC A4 chromosome II, a single window of DNA contains:
- the ergS gene encoding protein ergS (transcript_id=CADANIAT00004183), with protein MPETACPRCLRTSQISFIHSALVVLKPLLISEPGRLFGSKSPASQWLLVPSQHLPGSATTSSETLTTETRDATLCNNSPAPSKSDRHTSTESIASRARIVSLKGTATEQDAEWLALEYGLPSQMGLLDPSYSIFINEQKSGGISALMAEFRLYRHRKRWGVSFLGAGKGLVEYSTSAKEGTSTILQFGHNRVLNPLTNEVIHETCGKRILTQNRQLLNPSKGDLSLEIYTPSAQRTDYRLEWELSAIYHDWCIARNATKKPQAFITEYDPFLIPTLMTYIYARDSHGAVLGFAALRWVV; from the exons ATGCCAGAAACTGCATGCCCAAGATGCCTAAGAACCAGTCAGATCAGCTTTATCCACTCAGCGCTTGTTGTCCTGA AGCCTCTGCTTATTTCAGAACCTGGCCGACTATTCGGCAGCAAGTCGCCTGCATCTCAGTGGCTACTAGTGCCTAGCCAGCATCTCCCTGGGAGCGCCACAACTTCGTCCGAGACACTTACGACCGAGACCCGCGATGCCACTCTCTGCAATAACAGCCCAGCGCCGTCGAAAAGCGACCGTCACACCTCTACAGAATCTATCGCGTCACGAGCTCGGATAGTTAGTTTGAAAGGCACGGCTACGGAGCAAGACGCTGAGTGGCTTGCACTTGAATACGGTCTTCCCTCACAGATGGGGCTGCTGGACCCTAGCTATTCAATATTCATAAACGAGCAAAAAAGCGGTGGG ATTTCTGCTCTCATGGCCGAATTCAGGCTCTATCGGCATCGAAAACGCTGGGGGGTCTCATTTCTAGGTGCTGGCAAAGGGCTGGTCGAGTATTCTACGTCCGCGAAAGAAGGAACGTCGACGATACTCCAGTTTGGACACAATCGAGTTCTGAATCCTCTAACGAACGAGGTCATCCACGAGACCTGTGGCAAGCGAATCCTAACGCAGAACCGACAACTCCTCAATCCAAGCAAGGGAGACCTCTCGCTTGAGATCTACACTCCATCTGCCCAAAGGACGGACTACAGGCTGGAATGGGAATTGAGTGCAATTTACCACGACTGGTGCATAGCCCGCAACGCTACCAAGAAGCCACAAGCCTTCATAACAGAATATGATCCCTTCCTCATACCAACACTGATGACCTACATTTACGCGCGGGATAGTCACGGCGCAGTCCTCGGGTTTGCGGCCCTCCGCTGGGTGGTATGA
- a CDS encoding uncharacterized protein (transcript_id=CADANIAT00004179), protein MEEGWDFDAAPAEFKQVQPFLLGLFAVSGTGWLMNYFTTIRAAFQDRTPGVSLIALSNNLAWEFVYAIFYPPPLPIATIIVRSWLLVDIFVIYTTVKFARAAPGNVNPPLLRHYLPLFVLGGILGFFSGHWALSVMLSPLRAFYWSGMVCLITMSGTALGLLVQRGHTRGASYGMWLSRFIASVFAVASLFLRSTYWPQGSALVRGKDGRIYAKCHVLIQKPKHCPRSAHAKLQRV, encoded by the exons ATggaagaaggctgggatTTCGACGCCGCACCCGCCGAGTTCAAGCAAGTGCAACCCTTCTTGCTAGGCCTCTTCGCTGTCTCCGGCACCGGCTGGCTGATGAACTATTTCACGACGATTCGAGCAGCTTTCCAAGATCGGACACCCGGCGTCTCCTTAATAGCACTGAGTAACAATCTCGCCTGGGAGTTTGTATATGCCATCTTCTATCCCCCGCCGCTGCCCATTGCGACTATAATCGTCCGCTCGTGGCTACTCGTTGATATCTTTGTCATTTACACCACGGTCAAGTTTGCGCGAGCCGCACCGGGAAACGTAAATCCGCCCCTTCTCAGGCACTACCTGCCGCTATTCGTGCTTGGTGGGATCCTGGGCTTCTTCTCGGGCCATTGGGCCCTCTCTGTGATGCTTAGTCCGCTTCGCGCGTTCTACTGGAGCGGTATGGTATGTTTGATCACAATGAGCGGCACGGCGCTGGGTCTGCTGGTCCAACGGGGACATACGCGTGGAGCGTCGTATGGAATGTG GCTCTCACGATTCATCGCATCAGTATTCGCAGTAGCTAGTTTGTTTCTTCGCTCGACCTACTGGCCGCAG GGATCAGCATTGGTCAGAGGCAAAGACGGAAGAATCTACGCAAAATGCCACGTCCTGATCCAAAAGCCTAAGCATTGCCCACGCAGTGCTCATGCAAAGCTGCAGAGGGTATAA
- a CDS encoding FPP/GGPP synthase family protein (transcript_id=CADANIAT00004178) encodes MVFDTLNAPQPYQEHYPPRWNVHHSSSPLPNGHSIIPNGHSIIPNGKTAVAVTNGADNQHQHKGKEEEIISAPVHYISTLPGKDIRGKLISAFNEWFQIPDEQLEIIKRAVGLLHVASLLIDDIEDYSKLRRGFPVAHSIFGIPQTINSANYAYFQAQNEVLKLRRCEKALRIFTEELLRLHRGQGMDLYWRDSLTCPSEEEYLDMVANKTGGLFRLAIKLIQLESDVDEFIRDDYQNLQSDQYAKNKGFGEDITEGKFSYPIVHSIRSSSRTGVGSDSSLQLLSILRQKTEDEAVKKYTIQILEKTGSFEFTRQKLRDLTARARDMLTELRERAGAGAGAAGLLGILDFLELKE; translated from the exons ATGGTGTTTGATACTCTCAATGCTCCCCAGCCGTATCAAGAGCATTATCCACCCCGGTGGAACGTACACCACTCGTCCTCCCCGCTTCCAAATGGACACTCTATCATTCCAAATGGACACTCTATCATTCCAAATGGTAAAACTGCCGTAGCAGTGACCAATGGAGCAGATAACCAACATCAGCATAAaggcaaggaggaagaaatcatcTCCGCACCTGTGCACTATATCTCGACCCTCCCAGGCAAAGACATTCGCGGTAAACTCATCTCGGCCTTCAACGAGTGGTTCCAAATCCCAGATGAGCAGTTGGAGATCATCAAGCGAGCGGTTGGGCTACTTCACGTGGCTTCATTGCT AATCGACGATATCGAAGACTACTCCAAACTCCGCCGGGGCTTCCCTGTCGCACACAGCATCTTCGGCATTCCGCAGACAATCAACTCTGCTAACTACGCCTACTTCCAAGCACAGAACGAGGTGCTGAAATTGCGCAGATGCGAGAAAGCCTTACGTATCTTTACAGAGGAGCTTCTGCGGCTGCACAGAGGCCAGGGAATGGATCTCTACTGGAGGGATTCCCTCACCTGCCCCAGTGAAGAGGAGTACCTGGACATGGTGGCAAACAAGACGGGCGGGCTTTTTCGGCTCGCCATTAAGCTTATTCAGTTGGAAAGTGACGTTGATGAGTTC ATCCGAGACGACTACCAGAATCTGCAGAGCGACCAGTATGCCAAAAACAAGGGATTTGGCGAGGACATCACAGAGGGCAAGTTCTCGTACCCGATTGTCCATAGTATTCGAAGTAGCAGTCGTACTGGTGTCGGGAGCGACAGCAGTCTGCAACTGCTGAGCATTTTGCGCCAGAAGACGGAGGACGAAGCCGTCAAGAAATATACTATTCAGATCCTTGAGAAGACAGGCAGTTTTGAGTTTACGAGGCAGAAGTTGAGGGATTTGACAGCGAGGGCTAGGGATATGCTTACTGAACTGAGGGAGAGGGCGGGGGCTGGAGCGGGGGCTGCGGGGTTGCTTGGCATATTGGATTTcctggagctgaaggagtGA
- a CDS encoding protein afcA (transcript_id=CADANIAT00004184): MRKTTLFLAVTFATSNAQGRALRSSSPATYGTTDGSDYILKTGYLIGNGKLGVIPFGPPDTEKLNLNVDSLWSGGPFEVENYTGGNPSSPIYDALPGIRERIFENGTGGMEELLGSGNHYGSSRVLGNITIALDGVEAYSKYKRTLDLSDGVHRTSFTIANRTTAALKSSIFCSYPDQVCVYHLESASDARLPKVTISIENLLVNQSLLQTSCESEAKRAVLRHSGVTQAGPPEGMKYAAVAEVVNPRSSVTTCLGEGALQISSRKKQLTIIIGAATNYDQKAGNAKSGWSFKNAKDPASIVDGIASAAGWKGYQRLLDRHVKDYKKLMGDFSLELPDTTDSASKDTSELIEKYSYASATGNPYLENLLLDYARHLLVSSSRPNSLPANLQGRWTESLTPSWSADYHANINLQMNYWLADQTGLGETQHALWNYMADTWVPRGTETARLLYNASGWVVHNEINIFGFTAMKEDAGWANYPAAAAWMMQHVWDNFDYTHDTAWLVSQGYALLKGIASFWLSSLQEDKFFNDGSLVVNPCNSPETGPTTFGCTHYQQLIHQVFETVLAAQEYIHESDTKFVDSVASALERLDTGLHLSSWGGLKEWKLPDSYGYDNMSTHRHLSHLAGWYPGYSISSFAHGYRNKTIQDAVKETLTARGMGNAADANAGWAKVWRAACWARLNDSSMAYDELRYAIDENFVGNGLSMYWGASPPFQIDANFGFAGAVLSMLVVDLPTPRSDPGQRTVVLGPAIPSAWGGGRAKGLRLRGGAKVDFGWDKRGVVNWVNIVKRGKGTSRVKLVNKEGDILAEM, encoded by the exons ATGCGGAAGACCACTCTGTTTCTGGCGGTCACTTTTGCGACCTCGAATGCCCAAGGCAGAGCCCTAAGATCGTCCTCTCCCGCTACATATGGCACCACAGACGGAAGCGACTATATCCTGAAGACTGGCTATCTGATCGGGAACGGGAAGCTTGGAG TAATCCCGTTCGGCCCACCAGACACCGAGAAGCTGAACCTGAACGTCGACAGTCTGTGGTCCGGGGGTCCATTTGAGGTCGAG AACTATACTGGCGGCAACCCTTCGTCACCGATCTATGATGCGCTACCAGGGATCCGGGAGAGAATCTTTGAGAATGGAACCGGTG GCATGGAAGAATTACTCGGCAGTGGGAACCACTATGGTTCCAGCCGTGTGTTGGGGAATATAACCATCGCCTTGGACGGAGTCGAAGCCTACAGCAAATACAAGAGAACACTCGACTTATCTGATGGCGTCCACAGAACGAGTTTTACCATTGCCAATCGCACAACGGCAGCGCTCAAGTCGTCCATTTTTTGCTCATATCCCGATCAAGTCTGCGTCTACCACCTTGAATCAGCATCAGATGCGCGTCTGCCCAAGGTGACAATCAGCATTGAGAATCTCCTTGTGAACCAGAGCCTCCTGCAAACGTCTTGTGAGAGCGAGGCCAAACGGGCTGTTTTGCGGCATTCTGGCGTCACGCAAGCCGGTCCACCAGAAGGGATGAAGTATGCTGCAGTTGCAGAGGTGGTAAATCCTCGATCTTCTGTGACAACATGTCTGGGCGAGGGTGCGCTTCAGATCTCCTCTCGCAAGAAGCAACTCACGATCATCATCGGCGCGGCGACGAATTACGACCAGAAAGCAGGAAACGCGAAGAGTGGCTGGTCCTTCAAGAATGCAAAAGACCCAGCATCAATCGTGGATGGAAttgcctctgctgctggttggAAGGGTTATCAGAGGCTTCTTGACCGTCACGTCAAAGACTACAAGAAGCTAATGGGCGATTTCTCGCTCGAATTGCCGGATACGACAGACTCCGCGAGCAAAGACACATCTGAGCTGATTGAGAAGTACTCGTACGCCTCTGCTACCGGCAACCCGTATCTGGAGAACCTCCTCTTGGATTACGCCAGACACCTCCTGGTCAGTTCTTCCCGGCCCAACTCCCTACCCGCAAACCTCCAAGGCCGCTGGACCGAATCGCTCACCCCGTCATGGAGCGCCGACTACCACGCGAACATCAACTTGCAGATGAATTACTGGCTAGCAGACCAGACCGGGCTCGGGGAGACACAGCACGCTCTATGGAATTATATGGCGGATACTTGGGTTCCCAGGGGCACAGAGACGGCACGCCTGCTATACAACGCAAGCGGATGGGTCGTGCATAACGAGATAAATATCTTTGGGTTTACGGCCATGAAGGAGGACGCGGGGTGGGCGAACT ACCCTGCAGCCGCCGCCTGGATGATGCAGCACGTCTGGGATAACTTCGACTACACCCATGACACAGCCTGGCTGGTATCGCAGGGTTACGCGCTCCTCAAAGGCATCGCATCATTCTGGCTCTCATCTTTGCAGGAGGACAAGTTCTTCAACGACGGCTCGCTCGTTGTGAACCCCTGTAACAGCCCCGAGACTGGGCCAACAACATTCGGCTGCACGCACTACCAGCAGCTAATACACCAGGTTTTTGAAACCGTGCTTGCAGCGCAGGAGTATATCCACGAGTCCGATACCAAGTTTGTCGACTCCGTGGCCTCGGCCCTGGAAAGACTAGACACAGGCCTGCACCTATCTTCCTGGGGCGGTCTCAAGGAGTGGAAGCTGCCGGATAGTTACGGTTACGACAATATGAGTACGCATCGACATCTGTCACACTTAGCGGGATGGTATCCGGGGTACTCGATTTCGTCCTTTGCGCACGGATATAGGAACAAGACGATACAGGATGCGGTCAAAGAGACCCTAACAGCACGCGGGATGGGCAATGCGGCGGACGCCAATGCTGGATGGGCCAAAGTGTGGCGGGCTGCGTGTTGGGCACGCCTGAACGACTCTTCCATGGCGTACGATGAGCTGCGGTATGCGATTGACGAAAACTTCGTCGGGAATGGGCTGAGCATGTATTGGGGAGCGAGCCCGCCGTTCCAGATTGATGCGAACTTTGGCTTTGCAGGGGCAGTGCTGAGCATGTTGGTGGTTGATTTGCCAACTCCAAGGTCCGATCCTGGGCAGAGGACCGTTGTTCTGGGGCCCGCGATACCGTCTGCATGGGGGGGAGGCAGGGCTAAGGGGTTACGATTGCGAGGTGGTGCGAAGGTAGATTTTGGCTGGGATAAAAGGGGTGTTGTCAATTGGGTGAATATCGTGAAGAGAGGGAAGGGGACAAGCAGAGTCAAGCTGGTCAATAAGGAAGGTGACATTCTTGCTGAGATGTAA
- a CDS encoding uncharacterized protein (transcript_id=CADANIAT00004181) has protein sequence MAGNDVRDDLPMSMTMAAFTGVSWCLGVEINMSLFMVFKRWRGLYFWSCALASLGVILQPLFIILADFRVWTDPVPSIVMIYLTWLIMVVPQSWVLYSRLHLLMSSAKTLRRIKWVLIFTSVGFSVPTIVLGTVAQSTRISPHLTSVNLTWDRVQLVVFFVQETALSILYIFKTRTFLRGRSTLRWSIPEPSATAAPASHAQPPALTAHRAMKNEEKAVLWQLIYANTLIIALDITLLGIQSAGPRLFHLQGAFKPCVYGIKLKLEFVILNRLRDIATRPVGGAIGNWNSDGIYLGEGSGSSNSQSHGHSQRNSHGYGSGLGHLAPKAWRASYRREASDEVQLVDR, from the exons ATGGCTGGCAATGACGTCCGGGACGACCTCCCTATGTCAATGACAATGGCCGCCTTTACGGGCGTCTCCTGGTGTCTGGGCGTCGAGATCAACATGTCGCTCTTTATGGTCTTCAAGCGCTGGCGCGGGCTCTACTTCTGGTCGTGCGCGCTCGCTTCCTTAGGCGTCATCCTTCAACCGCTCTTTATTATCCTCGCCGATTTTCGCGTCTGGACGGACCCCGTGCCCTCAATTGTCATGATCTATCTCACCTGGCTGATCATGGTCGTCCCGCAGAGCTGGGTGCTGTATTCGCGGCTGCACTTGCTCATGAGCTCCGCGAAGACGCTGAGGAGGATCAAATGGGTATTGATCTTCACTTCGGTCGGGTTCTCTGTGCCAACCATTGTGCTGGGAACCGTTGCG CAATCCACGCGGATCAGCCCGCACCTCACCTCGGTCAATCTCACCTGGGACCGTGTGCAGCTCGTCGTCTTTTTCGTACAAGAAACAGCGCTTTCGATTCTCTATATCTTCAAGACGCGCACTTTTCTCCGCGGCCGCTCTACGCTGCGCTGGTCCATTCCGGAACCCAGCGCGACGGCAGCGCCGGCGTCGCATGCCCAGCCTCCAGCGCTAACCGCGCACCGAGCaatgaagaacgaggagaaggcggtTCTCTGGCAATTGATCTACGCGAACACTCTCATCATCGCACTCGATATCACGCTACTGGGTATCCAGAGCGCCGGACCGCGGCTGTTCCATCTCCAGGGCGCATTCAAGCCGTGCGTCTACGGgatcaagctgaagctcgagTTTGTTATTCTGAATAGGCTAAGGGATATTGCGACGAGGCCCGTTGGCGGTGCCATCGGCAACTGGAACTCGGACGGAATCTACCTCGGCGAGGGGAGTGGGAGTTCCAACTCTCAGAGCCACGGGCATTCTCAGCGGAATAGTCATGGATACGGGTCGGGCTTGGGGCATCTGGCGCCAAAGGCCTGGCGGGCTTCGTACAGGAGAGAGGCTAGTGATGAGGTGCAGTTGGTCGATAGATAG
- a CDS encoding cupin domain-containing protein (transcript_id=CADANIAT00004180) codes for MSLNAGLSAAHTAQDVISALNLTPHPEKGWYIETYRDPHNFTDTSNGTSRSRSPSTNIYYLLEGESGLSHWHRVLDAVEVWHYYAGAPLQLSLSWDDGSPVRDLVLGPDIWNGQRPQIVVERGEWQHALSLGDWTLVGCSVAPAFEFEGFEMAQPGWEPKGAEKKEGENA; via the coding sequence ATGTCCCTCAACGCGGGCCTCAGCGCCGCGCACACCGCACAAGACGTCATCAGTGCGCTGAACCTGACCCCGCACCCAGAAAAAGGCTGGTATATCGAGACCTACCGCGACCCGCACAACTTCACCGATACGTCCAACGGCACGAGTCGCAGCCGCTCGCCGTCGACAAACATCTATTATCTCCTTGAGGGCGAGTCCGGGCTGTCGCACTGGCACCGGGTCCTCGATGCGGTCGAAGTCTGGCACTACTATGCGGGTGCGCCGTTGCAGCTTTCACTCTCGTGGGATGACGGTAGCCCCGTCCGAGATCTGGTGCTGGGCCCAGATATCTGGAACGGGCAGCGGCCGCAGATCGTGGTCGAGCGCGGGGAGTGGCAGCATGCCTTGAGTCTAGGCGACTGGACACTCGTGGGCTGCTCGGTAGCGCCGGCGTTTGAGTTTGAGGGGTTTGAGATGGCGCAGCCTGGATGGGAGCCCAAGGgcgcggagaagaaggagggagagaacgCGTGA
- a CDS encoding uncharacterized protein (transcript_id=CADANIAT00004182) gives MTQPEDPLTPGLSNNDLWRLIRRFDKQVSHVEAIPCTDSHQLDLNRAADEQFPASKLQKTIERFYVSVLVKVGLFISHVNHLRSWDDPRRTGVFGAVYLIAWLCDFIIPLLSSILLAMIFSPSIRSSLFPPIPESELQTQGQPSSREESTLHVHVPPVNEGEAEDEAADLVNGIKSSIQQDAQEAIGIPPGIDGLEPEVVVASDTASADEPGKAKTSPAIRITLCVISDITDLCERFSNLLSPTPPFSLIAPRLQLAAILMLIFLASLSVSSHLIVKTSSLAIGFGFFGDPVLSRAMDFLNTKIPNWKTYLDIEKTLLKGVPTDAQLTLTLLRIGELNSSPLPVPPRSDSASSPEQSPLKLFRRKSSKTVETGSDASDAVESNKSQTETGTVSSEGESTKKSKAKKWLRILKFARRAITTAIKGHVAYNRAMGLTGAGSRYYAKSLLSAALDRNLTFQHLSVLALGPPSSHHLHGGPFTFEAKFERKRGTAVLDFSDNEHPILYFTSKNAAKIQDDLRIDSQKGENVLFRVPVADIRELRKTEGLGWKGKLIVQLAAGGEGSTEGLVVLVKDEDGVERSYHLTGVRGRNVLFNRLVAGGGQCWEMY, from the exons ATGACACAGCCTGAGGATCCACTCACTCCCGGGCTTTCCAACAATGACCTCTGGCGGCTAATCCGACGTTTCGACAAG CAAGTCTCCCATGTTGAAGCAATTCCCTGCACGGACTCTCACCAGCTTGACCTCAACCGCGCTGCCGACGAACAGTTTCCTGCATCCAAACTGCAGAAAACAATCGAGCGCTTCTACGTCTCTGTTCTTGTCAAAGTCGGTCTCTTCATCAGTCACGTTAACCATCTACGATCGTGGGATGATCCCCGTAGGACGGGGGTCTTTGGCGCT GTATATCTCATAGCATGGCTGTGCGACTTCATCATACCCCTGCTCAGCAGTATCCTTCTCGCTATGATATTCAGCCCTTCGATTCGCTcgtctcttttccctccgaTCCCTGAGAGTGAGTTGCAGACGCAGGGACAGCCCTCTTCAAGGGAGGAAAGTACTCTCCATGTCCATGTACCGCCAGTAAACGAGGGGGAAGCCGAGGATGAAGCTGCGGATCTTGTAAACGGCATCAAGTCTTCGATCCAACAGGATGCGCAAGAAGCTATCGGGATCCCGCCTGGTATTGATGGTTTAGAACCCGAAGTCGTGGTCGCATCAGATACCGCCAGCGCCGATGAGCCGGGGAAGGCAAAGACTTCTCCGGCGATCAGAATAACTCTATGCGTGATCAGTGACATAACAGATCTTTGCGAGAGGTTCTCCAA CCTTCTCTCGCCTACTCCGCCATTCAGCCTGATCGCGCCTcgtctgcagctggctgcaATACTCATGCTCATATTCCTGGCTTCACTATCAGTTTCAAGCCACTTGATCGTGAAGACATCCTCCCTGGCAATTGGGTTTGGGTTCTTTGGTGATCCGGTTCTCAGTCGAGCCATGGACTTTCTGAATACCAAGATTCCGAACTGGAAGACTTATCTGGATATTGAAAA GACACTCCTCAAAGGCGTTCCAACAGATGCTCAACTTACCTTGACCCTGCTGCGCATCGGCGAACTGAACTCAAGCCCACTCCCAGTTCCGCCCCGGTCAGACTCGGCCTCAAGCCCAGAGCAGTCTCCACTGAAGCTCTTCCGCCGGAAATCTTCCAAGACAGTTGAAACTGGGTCTGATGCATCGGATGCGGTCGAGTCTAACAAGAGTCAAACCGAGACCGGAACGGTTTCATCAGAGGGAGAATCCACGAAGAAATCGAAAGCCAAGAAATGGCTTCGCATACTGAAATTTGCGCGCCGCGCTATCACAACAGCAATCAAGGGCCATGTCGCGTACAACCGCGCGATGGGCCTCACGGGCGCCGGATCCCGATACTACGCAAAGAGtctcctctccgccgccctGGACAGGAATCTCACTTTTCAGCATCTAAGCGTACTCGCGCTTGGACCGCCGTCTTCTCACCACCTCCACGGCGGACCATTTACGTTCGAAGCCAAATTCGAACGGAAGCGTGGAACGGCAGTTCTTGATTTCTCGGATAATGAACATCCGATCCTGTACTTCACATCCAAGAATGCGGCGAAGATCCAGGATGATCTTAGGATTGATAGCCAGAAGGGTGAGAATGTGCTTTTCCGTGTTCCAGTGGCGGATATTAGAGAACTGAGAAAGACAGAGGGGCTtgggtggaaggggaagtTGATTGTGCAGCTTGCGGCAGGGGGCGAGGGGTCAACGGAGGGATTGGTTGTTCTCgtcaaggatgaggacgGGGTAGAAAGGAGCTATCATCTCACGGGGGTGAGAGGAAGGAATGTACTGTTTAATCGGCTTGTTGCCGGTGGTGGGCAGTGTTGGGAAATGTACTGA